In Cicer arietinum cultivar CDC Frontier isolate Library 1 chromosome 7, Cicar.CDCFrontier_v2.0, whole genome shotgun sequence, the genomic window ATGggacttttttttctttttgcctctaaagtatctctatttatagagatgatcataccaattggtgaaagaaaacaactcttgaactcataccaattggggaaagaaaacaactcttgagAAAGATTGTAACCTTTGATAATTTAAAAGAGGCGTTGGTTTGAATTAAATCCAAACATTGCAACCACCTAACCAAGTGGTACagtaagttatttaattttgctacattaatatagttattagagaattccaaatatattttagaaattcctctcacaatcccccaccattttcaaaatatatctaaGTCCGTTATTCCGGAAATCTCATGGTTTCAGATAAATGTATCTTACAATTTGAATCATTACTtagtaaattatgttttcacTCATCTTTgaatagattggtagacaagctttgaaccaaccattcattagaacaagtgtgcGTAACTCACACATGAAATCTCGGTACCATTGATCGAATTATAACAATGACACATTTGATAAGGCTATGTGTCTCATATCCTTTTCTTGAGAATTTAACAGTCAAGCTCTTGAACTCTATGAAGCGGTTCGCTTCATTCTCATATAGGTGGACTATATCATAAATACCCCCACAATTATACATTTCAGCAAATATATGCTATATGTCCATTAAGAGGAGACCTCATTCtaccacttttattttatggtccaagtactttTACCCTTTGGGATGTATCTATTGTCAAGTACTTCAATAACTCTAATAGTGTACTTTCATCATTGAACTCAAAACTTGATGCTACTCAAGTGTGAGTTGACATTTCCATCATTGGTGATTATCTAGATATGAGCTTGTATCGCATCCTTAATGATACTTTTCAATTTTTACAAACACTATGGATATCACTCCATCAAATCCTTTACATAGCTATGTCTTCAACcaatatgtattgattttctattaTATACTTGGCTATATAGTTTTGATTGTGTGTATTGACTATCACAATGTATGGATACTGATGCCATTTACTTTGGCCAAATTGATATCTCATACAACAATTTTCTTAGTCATTCAACCTCTTTACTACCTGTTGTTAGGGCAATGAACTCTGCAGTCATGGTGGAGTCGGCaatgcaagtttgtttctttgatcccCAAGAAACTGCACCTCCACCAAAGTTGAAGATCCTTCCACTTGTTGAAGCATGATCCTCAACATGATTTATCCAACTGATATATGTATATCCTTCCAAAACTGAAGGATATCCATTATAgattaaattatagttaattgttcatttcaaatattttaatactttattaataacatgtcaatgttctttacttggattGCTTGTATACCGACTTAACCTTCCAACAACATATGTTATATCAGGTCTGGTGCAAGTCATGACTTACATCAAGCATTTGATGACATTTTATATTCTTGATAGTGTTGACCAACTATCACCAAACCTTgacatttttttctatttaatctCTTCACATTGTATCTCATACAATTAATAAGCATCTCAATTATCAtatacacaaacttttatgTCATTATGCCTTTTACTATATTAAATAAGCAtctcaatttaaaattctaattctcTTTTCAATATAACCTAGTCCAAGATATAATACATTGAATGCATTAGATATATATTGCCACAAGCTAACAAAGCATGATCATAAAAgtttttcataattaaatatcataatCGGAATCCAAACATGTAAGTCATCTACTCCTTAACAAATAAGAATTCATTTCAtttctattaaataaacaatttcttCATAGTTATATTATAACTAATACATGCATCATGAATTCTATTTATTAATTcaagtttcatatttaaatatgttctatggtaaatccaaataaatatcacaatagaaaataaacaatgaataaaattattaagattTTCTATCAGTTTCTTCCATAAACATTTGTCAacttacaataattttaaaatatatatacaaatcatttttaatatcaaaataagcAAGAAATTGAGAGATACTTTTATACTATCATGCACATATAATATgagttaatcaattttaaatttaataatttctcACATGAAGTTCACTATCATTGAGACGTAAACTTGAAATTTATGACAATTTATTTacactattttaaataaattaatgtattaaatatacATCTTAAACCATACATCTTCATAGTTGTTAAAATTAAAGagaccaaaattataaataaactttCTTCCACCGGTCAATCATAAATTATTGTTCTTAGTCTAAAAACATCAACCATAGATaaacaaaaatttcatcaaaacataTTATCTATAATTccatattattaattttctaCATCATATCtccatattattatatatgcatCTGAAAAGGAAAATTTATCGTATATGCATTTCAAACATGaatgtaatatataaatgtattaatACTAAATAACTTCCGGTATTCAACCATGAATTTTCATATGATTATTTCTAAGactttaattaatctttaaaattcaaacaaGCAAAATTCTTGCATAAACCATATtaaattcacatacttgaaTATATTCTAAATCATGCATACCAAATCTAACcatatgttaaatttaacataaacaaatataattactttggaGCACCACATATGAATTTATAACTTCAAACATATCATGtatattcatataaattaaatgtgtaCCTTTCACCATGGTCAAGAAAGTCCATCTCCTTTAAAAGTTGTagtcataaataaatttgataatcgAAAATCGAACCTAAAAATGGTTGGATGTTTTGTTGGAGGTATGTTGCAAactttgatgatgatgaagattgcacaaataaattccaaagcgtgtGTATCACACTAAGCTTTAGGTTGGATTCGTCccaccaatatatatatatatatatatatatatatatatatatatatattagatacaAACGAGTTAACCTGTGAATCTCCTTCAAGATATTTTggaatccttgaagtgaattgcacattcacatcaagcatattgatcaatgatagtttacagAATAAAATTCCTTCATTTAAACTTgtgcactagagaaaagaaaaaatgacttagaaatatttttgacagaaGTTTGACTGATGTAACATggaactttttttctttctgcctctaaagtatctctatttatagagatgttcataccaattggtgaaagaaaacaactcttgagCTCATACCAATtgatgaaagaaaacaactcttgagAAAGATTGTAACCTTTGGTATCTTAAAAGAGACATCGGTTTGAATTAAATCCAAACATTACAACCACTTGACCAAGTGgtacattaagttatttaattttgctacattaatatagctattagagaattccaaatatattttgaaaattcctCTCACAAAAGATATATTGATGAAGAAGAGAACATAATTGTTATTAGATATTTGTAAAATCGTTCTTTCTATTGtaagtgaaagaaaaaataatatgtataaaGAAACTCAATTAGTACTTGCTCAAGGGTTAGAATACCAGTTAATTTTGTggcattttttttctattttgttttttttattaggatTAATTTATGTCTctctaattttttgttttttatttttcattttccttaatttttaatttatcaaaataattaatatatagattatagacaatatttacaaaatataatgtgACACTAATTTACTAAGCCGACACCTCAATAGATAAATTGTATACAAAATACAATACATatgcaaaattattttacaagaaAGTTTTATATAATATACAAGAAGGAAAatttgacttaaatgttcaatttattttttagttttttaattattgtgagtataaatattttaaaaaatatcatcaaatcAAAAATCATCTTATATAGAACTTTAATATTATTCAAGATTAAAAATGTCATGTGttaatcaaatacattttttagtattaaatatgtttatagtcTTTAGAAAATATCAATCATTCATCAATTTTAGTCtccatatataaaaaaaatacaatttttagtctttgtaaaattttcatttatgtaattttaatcTCAATTATTAAGTCACATataattttgaatgatttttatagACATGTTtacaacattataaaatattcttttccaaaaaatcagctcaaaatttgatatctaGGTCTATGTTTTCATTACTTTTCTCTTGAgttttatagattttaaaaatccatatttaattcattcaaagttaaaaaatcaaaatattataatgaaaaaaaataaaaaatataaatattttgtattatattattttgagaaaattaatgagattatctatttttttcggtttgaatgtgaaagtagtttttgttattaatatataagaTTGAAAGAAGTATATAATATTGAAAGCATGTGGTTATTCAAAAGACTTGCATTAAATATGAGTGTATAGAGActtttaaagatatatttatgataatctTTCAAAATACATGTTTTTCGATTAGATATTGGTACATTATAGAGACttttaaagatataattatGATATCATTACATGTTTTTCGATGAAATTATTACTTGATATGGCTAGAGAGATCAATAGGACAGAATAAAGAGTAACTATTcatctaatattttaaaatatatttctatatttaatttattattggaaAACTTAAATCATTTTCTCACATAAATGTGTCGTtcacttttaataaatttattattactatctttTTCAATACCCATGAACTTCGTTAGTGTATCTTATAATAGGGAATCGGCATAGTAATTAATAGAGATCAAAgacacatgataaaaataaataaatatatgtattttatgaAGGAATTATATTTCAGTTACGACGATAACCAACCTCTAAcaaatacactaaaatatattaattatcaatatatggttaattagttttaacataatcaatgtatttttaaaaatacatttaaaaattgtaaaatttaagtgcaaatattaatatttgaattgcTATCATTTACACTAATATAGATGTTAAAAGTCTTTTTAAAAATGTctgaaagtctatttaaaagtcttactaacattaaaatatataaatattgcattttacaaatttatatatattaaataaaaaataatttttcgatcaaaatgattttaaaaaaatctgaaacaaacacgaTTTAAACCATAAAAActgatttttggtttcaaagaatatatatgtatatatatatatatatatatataatgtatattttattttttattaataatattattttatattttaaagtctattaatTAGGCAATCattcagtagtcgttccatattcggtagtgaTTTCATATTCGGTAATCGTTTCATACTCGgttcaattaggcaatcactcaatagtcattccatatttgtttgagatgtAATAATAGGTGCATTTGTTTCAGAATATATATATGCACATATTATTacatctcaaacaaatatggaatgactattgagtgattgcctaattgaacCGAGTATGAAACGATTACCGAATATGAAACGACTACTGAATGATTGCCTAattaatagactttaaaatataaaataatattattaataaataataaaatatacataagcTGGTCTGTCagacataataatttttttttataagtctgagtctgacctatttatataaataggctttaaaaatagtctgagcctaatctttttattaaataggtcagaccggATTAGACtataaataggtcaggccatagaCCCCTAACGGACAGTCTATCTTATTCTGATTCCTAGCTATGATACCTTAATATAAGGTCATTTAAATTAGTATAGATGTTATaagattttcttatttttagtttttcgtGACAATTATCCACAATAAATTATGATGTGGCAAACTGAGTCAccaaattttaactatgttGCATATTTTTAATGTGAGTCGTCagtttttcaataaaatggTAAACACAagtaaaaatcatatttgtgATCATTTATCTTAGTTAGAGGTGATAAGTTACCCCATAACTATTAtaatagttttagtttttaaaacaatattctattaaaaataaaaataaaaatccaacaATGATCTTTATTATGTTAATTaacatcatcttcatcttcaatccAAAAGAATAAAAGCTTAAATCAACCAATCTCACTTTCAACAACACCTATTTTCGATaatcaatttcttcatcaccaaaacaataaaaatcCATTATCTTCCCACACTATTTCCTTCAAACTTCTCATGCCAAACAACCTCATACCCAACAACCATCATGTCCAAACCCACTATGTCCAACTTGTTAGAaaccaaaattatttaaaaaaaatcaattcatcAGAATAAACCAACAACGTTTTTAGTATTAGAAAGCTTGTAATTTAAGTAAAACATTAATTGTATCTAATCACTAACTCATTAACCACttgattagttagttagttagaatGAAGGTAAGACAAAGTCATGTATAAATAACATAACCACTgcaataaaagataatttgGTTCATTCAATTCCCAAGAACTTTTCCATAATATTTCTTGTATTCCAAATAACAACTTGAAACACTAACAATTGGTATCCAGAGCTAGGTTCATTGATCCAAATTATAGAGTGATAAACATGAGTGGAGTGTGAGGATCAAACACGAGTAAAATTTGGATGAGTTCAAGTGCAAACTATAGAAATTTTCCGGCCCATATTTTACACTTTGATGGTAAACTCGAAGTCATTATCCTTTAAAAATGGCATCCaccttttcaatttcatttttatctcCTTTTGATAAAAGATATAACTTAAACTCTTATGATCACTAAACACCATGAACCTTGCTTCGTATAGATAATGTCTCTAAATCTTAAAAGAAATGACAATGACGGCTAATTCTAAGTCACGAGTAGGATACTTCCTCCATAGAATAGGACAATAGCTATGTAATATGTGAAGCTCAAAATTGATCTGTTGACGCTCAAAATTATTCCTCATACCACAACTATTCTTCTTCAATGCGCTGTTGTTGGTTCTTTTGGAGTTTAATATATACGCTCTTGACTAGATGCTTCTATTTATGTTAGGCGGTCCATTATTTGTGTTACAAGATGCAAACAATTAGATGATGTTCTCTAGGGTACCTTACACAATGTAGATGgattaattgaattatttggatGATGTTACTAGACGGTCAACACACTTGTTTGAATTTTCCTATGAAGAGTTTCATCTATACACTAGACATACATTTTAGAagataaattactttttatataattttattatcatcaaaattaattatgttttattgTACATTGACTAACTTGATTTCAACAATCTCTCCCTTTACGACGATGATAAATATCTATAatgttaaacaaaatttattttatgataaacattttcaatattaaaatttagaggCTCCTAATGCATTCAAGCACAAAGGAATATGTttctaaattataattcaattatttataatagaaGCTAATGAAAATGTgaattacttataatttttgCATTTTGTTTAAACACACataacatgtgtatttgaatatttttctttctccctTGTTTATCATCATACAAAAGATACAAATAAAGTGTAAGAGTGATATTTAAATAAGGttaacaaataacaaatatcCAAATTATAAAGAAAACGAAGGCTAGTGTTTTCTAAATCTCATTCTCCACTCTATTGTTCTTAGAAGCAAAGTGTGTTATCTCGTACCTTGCAACAAATGTACTACTTTGTACATTATTTGAAGCAGATGAACCGTTAGTTGATTCAATTAGATATAGACATGTAGATGGAGTTTTAGGAGATGAAGAGGTATCAAATACAATAAtcatttcaatttaatattgaGTATCAAAGTCAATtatctcaattttatttgaagGAGGAGGATGTGAACTTTCTTTTCCTAAACAATTGGAGATGAAACTTCTAGCACAATTCTTTGGAAACATCTAGGTGATGTTGGAAAGAGTNNNNNNNNNNNNNNNNNNNCAAACCACTGTTCAACaacccttttcttttttcatattCAACCCTTGTTTTTGGAGATCTTTGTGCTAATTTCAGCATTCACTTGAATCCAATTGTAGACAGGTGTAAATACATCAAAATCTCATAGTCTtgcaattgaagtaacaatgttgatttacaaaaaaagggatttgaattgtaaatgcaccttttaaaaatttctgttaaaacttaagaaaataactcaagattggtcttggttatgaaaacagaaaacggagaacgttcttggtttttgatataaaacagagaacgttccttgattagcttaaaacagaaaatcagtttatgttttgtcttagttaatcaattcagtatgataaataaagagataggatagagaataccactcaaaaattttatcctggttcacccaacgtgggttacgttcAGTcatcacactgtgagattttccactacgtgtttaaaaacaaagaaccttcttgatcttacaacacctagtctagatcaaccttggtCTATTTCAATCtatattactttccacccagaaagtaataacaacacctatctaaccttgataggatgtaatcttaaacaaactatgaagaaactcttatagtttgagtttttacaatttgattgttttgacagaatctgagatttctcaactcttgtttgagaattgattctttacaaaggatttACTGATAATTACGCAATCTactatatgaatatgaatcagCAACTGTTTTTGCGAAATAGCAGAATGTATGATAGCCTCTGTTTTGCAAAAgagcagaatttcaagtatgtaagtGATCAATTTATGGATTTttcagcacttgaatttcttgccttgattctagatattggccttctatttataggctgtagaagcactgaatgaaggtacaagagagCTGTTGGAGGTGCTTTGTATTTTGACTgaaccaatatttcagaataaaaataatccttctttgaaaactGCTTTTTAACTTttctggtttagcatttaaagcagttatgtcctttttagaaaaaaaaagcctttgacgtttctttcttgatcttggatggtacactttcaatcttgagtcttgaatgtagctagaggagtttggagaagaattataaacCATTTCAGAAGAGATACACTGCTGCTGGAAttatgcagaaaacggagattgattaacGTTATGGGTCTGTcaatttgaactttcttgagctttaataatcaatttggagttcctgttttaatcattctggatgtcctttgtaattgtcttgtcatatgtcaaggctgatcgaactttcttgatagtttgtttttttggagttacaaactgtcttgatttatgtctgtctttgagttcttttattttagagatCTGATAACCTTCTTGAGCTTgaatgaatcctacttgttccttgccgtgtattgattagatatgaataaatttccagggcagactctttgttaaagaggtagaaaaagtttgatcaatatgctgtgatgaacattttttgaagctgaatatcattctctgttttgatacagaatgatcttgttgctgtcttttctgctttgcttgattccgttcttaattaaatccactcaaaaacacatgttaaattaacataacattttagaatcataattaactttcttaattaacctttgttttttttcatcaaaactttaaatatagagtttgtctcaaaaACAACATCATTGGGACATAGATTGTGCTTTCTAGTCTATGATATGTGTTAATTTTGGTTCAATTTGTTGAACATGGTTTTAAATGTCACAATAGGGTGGGGTGTATGGAACAATGGCTAGAGAGTTGTCATGTGAGGGTAATTGAGAGTGAAGAAGAGGTGACACAAGTCTAGGTGAATGTGGCCTAAAGAGTAGATAGTTAGATGAAAAAAACATAGTTGAATATGATGAATTAGGCTCTATCTCATTAACTAATTTCCTTGCAATTTGAGATATGATTGCACTCTCATTTTTCAGAGGCTCAacaacaaacataaaatcaaTCTTGTAGAACTTATTCATCTGCTTGATCAAGAAATTGTTCGGTGTTtggttgttttgaaaatatacaaacacaaagatgaagttagagactaaaatcaatCATGATCTAACCACAATTATCCAATACATAAGGAGGGTCATGTAAGTAACTAATCACaatcaataatatcaaataaattattaatattgtttttattactatacctttaactatttattattagaaaatCTTAATAAGTGCACTAAAAACAAATgttaaaaaaccaaatataAAGATAATGTCTTGAAATTTGTGTAttccatttttcaatttttttctcttttcaacacaattttttatttatttatttcttaacaCATTTGTTAGCAAaaccttttattattattttcttatctAACTTTTGTAACATAATTTTTCTTATCATTTATACAGTGTTTTTTAGTGAACATATACTGAAGTTTAGTTTTGAAAAGTAAATTCAACAAAATCATCAGTCCtttataatttgtaattcatttgattgatgataaaataacttatatccCAAAGGGAGGTAGCATTATTTATTGGTGGTGGACATAACGTTACAATATTCTGTTCTTTTATTATGGACAACGCTCTAAACGACAAAACAGACCCGGCCGGAGTACGGCCGAAAGAAATAGTTGAACATAAACGTAAAATTAGAGAAGCattcctttaaaaaaattataaataataattattaatagtaataataatgatgataatatgtgtcaaataataataataataattagggACGATTCAGAAATCCGTCGAATGGGAGGACcgaataaaaattattgaattttgaCTATAATTTTAGATCtaacaaaaatacatttttactatattcttttttcttttaatttttaatatttttattttagtcgctataaaatttgtttatattaaaatcgatcaacttaatttttgttcttacaaagattgaaataaatatcatatatttactcataaatataatatgaataaattggtaaagactaaaataaaataggaaaaacataaaatagaaAGTGATACATTTGTGAAGattaaaatcaaaactaaaaattatagagattaaaataaaataaaaataatatatttatatgaactaaaaatatatttaaattaattattaatatattttaaattaaattaaattataataactactttaaaaaaaatagttaaataaatatattatttatgcaTTGTGTATTTATATAAGATTATAAATGCACTATTAAATTATATGTAATAGTGATTGATATATacaatagttattaaataatatacgaaatagattattattaaaaacttttatatagCATATTCATATTATGTaagatattatattattatgatacACTTGATTATACGAGAGAGGGGCCTTAATCCATGCTTGCCAGTTGCCACTATGTAAATTCATTGGCATAAGAGAAGTCTTAAATTagcaattttatttaaatatataagatATAGAAAAcctctttatttaattatctcaataaaatTATGTATAGTATTTCTAAAAGCCAAATGccaattgtgaatcaaatatTCTTAGGCGGTTCCAATACCAATCCGTAAACTCATTATCATTATGTAGTATAAAAGATTAACAAAATGCTTAactgttttattttagtaaaaaaaaaatgcttagCAGTTAGTTAG contains:
- the LOC140918745 gene encoding secreted RxLR effector protein 161-like — encoded protein: MTCTRPDITYVVGRLSRYTSNPILEGYTYISWINHVEDHASTSGRIFNFGGGAVSWGSKKQTCIADSTMTAEFIALTTGSKEVE